Part of the Rhodococcus sp. OK302 genome is shown below.
CGCAGTTCTGGCGTTCGCCGGCATCGTCGTCTCCCTGATGCAAACACTTGTCATCCCGATCATTCCGCATCTGCCCGAATACTTGAACGCACCCGCGTCGGACACCGTGTGGGCCGTGACGGCCACATTGTTGGCCGCGTCCGTAGCTGTCCCGACGATGGGCCGGTTGGGCGACATGTTCGGCAAACGCCGACTACTTCTGATCAGCCTGGCGCTTCTCGTAGCCGGCTCGGTTATCGGAGCGCTGAGTTCGAGCCTGGTACCGCTTATCTTCGGACGCGTATTACAGGGACTGGCCGCCGGTGTCATCCCACTGGGCATCAGCATCATGCGCGACGTACTTCCCCCGAAGAAGCTTGCGGGCGCGGTCGCAGCGATGGGTGCATCAATGGGAGTCGGTGGCGCACTTGGTCTCCCACTTGCAGCTCTTATTGCCGAATATGCCAACTGGCATGTTCTGTTCTGGACATCGGCTGCCCTCGGCATCCTCGTGACAGCGTTGGTCGTCGTGAATGTTCCCGAATCCACGGTTCGCACCGGTGGCAAGTTCGACTTCGTCGGCGCCGTATCACTCTCGGCCGCTCTGATCGCCCTCCTCCTGGCGATATCCAAGGGCAACTCCTGGGGCTGGACAAGTACCGAGACCCTCACGATGCTCGGCATCTCGCTGGTCGCGTTTGTCATCTGGGGATGGTGGGAACTACGAACCCCTCAGCCGCTGGTCAACCTGCGGGTATCCGTACGTCCACAGGTACTGTTCACCAACCTCGCATCCATCGTATTCGGGTTTGCGATGTTCGCCCTGAGCATGGTTTTCCCGCAAGTTGTTCAACTGCCCGAAGCCACCGGCTTCGGACTCGGCGGGTCCATGCTCACCGCGGGTCTGGTTATGGCGCCGTCCGGCATCGTCATGATGCTGATCGCACCCGTCTCCTCCCGCATCACCAACTTGTACGGTGCCAAAATCACCCTCATGATCGGTGCCGTTGTAGTCGCGGTCGGTTATGCAATCGGCATCTTCGCTATGCATTCGATCTGGCAGCTGATCATGATCGCGATCATCACCGGTGCCGGCACCGGAATGGCCTACGGCGCAATGCCTGCCCTCATCATGGGCGCCGTCCCACTGTCGGAAACCGGAGCAGCCAACAGTTTCAACACACTGATGCGCTCACTGGGAACGTCGTTCGCCAGCGCCATTGCCGGCGTTGTCATCGCCCAGATGACGATGTCGCTCGGCGGCGCAACGCTGCCCTCCGAAAATGCTTTCCGGGTGATCATGGCCCTGGCCGCCGGATCCGCGATTATCGCGCTCATCCTGACCTCCTTCATCCCCAAGTTCCAGAAACCGAACTCCGCCACAGAGACTCACGACAACTCGGCCGTGAGGGAACCTGCCAACGCGAACTGAATTCCAACCGCGGACGGATAGACGTTCCGGGCATTTTGCTTGACCGGGTCGCTGGCGAGAATTCCGTCAGCGACCCGGTGCATCGCGGTGATGCCGCTCCAGCACCGCCGGATCTACGTTCATACCGTCGCCAATGCCGTCGGTGCCGAGACTCGGATACTGCTGTCTACCCGGTATCACCATCGGGGCAAGTTACACGCCCGGCAGCATTGCGTTGCTCGCGTCGCGGCTACCTACGCGCACAGCGCACACTGCACTTGCCACCGGTCGACGATACGGCGGAATCGATGCGCTGACAGCAGGACTCGTCGATAAAATTGCCTCCGAAGCCGAAGTTCTGACCAAGGCAGTCGAACGCGCTCGCACACTGACCACCACCCGGGGCCACACTCTCGGAGAAATCGAGAAACAGTTGTATGCCGCTCCCCTTGCACTGCTACGCAGGCCGGCGGCAGGCATCTCCGATCAGAAGATCCTGCAAGAGAACTGAATACACCGTCACCAGCTATTCGCGCGACAGCATGGCGACGGCCTCACGTTCCAGATCAACATACGGTTCACCGCTGACATCGACGGCTACCCGGTTGAGCGTCCCACCTGTGAATGCCCATGGAGACGTCCCCGAGTAGTCGTC
Proteins encoded:
- a CDS encoding MFS transporter, with amino-acid sequence MSIPTAAPAGTKPPSTTAVVAVLAFAGIVVSLMQTLVIPIIPHLPEYLNAPASDTVWAVTATLLAASVAVPTMGRLGDMFGKRRLLLISLALLVAGSVIGALSSSLVPLIFGRVLQGLAAGVIPLGISIMRDVLPPKKLAGAVAAMGASMGVGGALGLPLAALIAEYANWHVLFWTSAALGILVTALVVVNVPESTVRTGGKFDFVGAVSLSAALIALLLAISKGNSWGWTSTETLTMLGISLVAFVIWGWWELRTPQPLVNLRVSVRPQVLFTNLASIVFGFAMFALSMVFPQVVQLPEATGFGLGGSMLTAGLVMAPSGIVMMLIAPVSSRITNLYGAKITLMIGAVVVAVGYAIGIFAMHSIWQLIMIAIITGAGTGMAYGAMPALIMGAVPLSETGAANSFNTLMRSLGTSFASAIAGVVIAQMTMSLGGATLPSENAFRVIMALAAGSAIIALILTSFIPKFQKPNSATETHDNSAVREPANAN
- a CDS encoding enoyl-CoA hydratase-related protein — its product is MPRLGYCCLPGITIGASYTPGSIALLASRLPTRTAHTALATGRRYGGIDALTAGLVDKIASEAEVLTKAVERARTLTTTRGHTLGEIEKQLYAAPLALLRRPAAGISDQKILQEN